From one Populus alba chromosome 17, ASM523922v2, whole genome shotgun sequence genomic stretch:
- the LOC118058239 gene encoding peptidyl-prolyl cis-trans isomerase CYP38, chloroplastic has translation MAAIIPCHYCSSLSISKLPRSHIPWGNISHVNAAWWSRQLSLRCSLKSSQKAQLHNKLNEKLFPFKEYAISIALAVGLVTGMPFVDWSPNAYAANPAMPDLSVLISGPPIKDPGALLRYALPIDNKAIREVQKPLEDITDSLKVAGVKALDSVERNVRQASRSLEQGKSLIISGLAESKKDHGVELLDKLETGMNELQQIVEGRNRDAVATKQKELLNYVGSVEEDMVEGFPYEVPEEYQSMPVLKGRATVDMKVKVKDNPNIDECVFRIILDGYNAPVTAGNFLDLVERHFYDGMEIQRADGFVVQTGDPEGPAEGFIDPSTEKTRTIPLEIMVNGEKFPFYGTTLEELGLYKAQTRLPFNAFGTMAMARDEFESNSASSQVFWLLKESELTPSNANILDGRYTVFGYITENEDSLADLKVGDVIESIQVVSGLNNLVNPSYKIAG, from the exons ATGGCAGCTATAATCCCATGCCACTATTGTTCTTCCCTGTCTATCTCCAAACTACCCAGAAGCCATATTCCTTGGGGAAACATTAGCCATGTCAATGCTGCTTGGTGGAGTAGGCAGCTCTCTCTCAGATGTTCTCTCAAAAGCTCCCAGAAGGCTCAGCTTCATAATAAACTg AATGAAAAGTTATTTCCCTTTAAGGAATATGCAATCTCTATTGCTTTGGCGGTTGGATTGGTAACAGGAATGCCTTTTGTAGATTGGTCTCCAAACGCTTATGCAGCTAATCCAGCAATGCCTGATCTCTCAGTGTTAATATCTGGACCACCAATCAAGGACCCGGGTGCATTATTAAGATATGCTCTTCCAATTGACAATAAAGCTATAAGGGAAGTACAGAAGCCACTTGAAGATATCACAGATAGTCTCAAGGTTGCTGGAGTCAAGGCACTTGATTCTGTGGAGAGA AATGTCAGGCAAGCATCTCGATCCCTTGAGCAGGGAAAGAGTTTGATTATCTCGGGCTTAGCTGAATCAAAGAAGGACCATGGAGTGGAGTTGCTTGATAAACTTGAAACTGGAATGAATGAACTTCAACAGATTGTGGAGGGTCGGAACAGAGATGCAGTTGCAACTAAGCAGAAAGAGCTGCTTAATTATGTTGGCAG TGTTGAAGAGGATATGGTGGAGGGCTTCCCATACGAAGTGCCTGAGGAATATCAGAGCATGCCTGTCTTGAAGGGAAGAGCAACTGTGGATATGAAGGTCAAGGTTAAAGACAACCCCAATATAGACGAGTGTGTTTTCAGGATTATTCTAGATGGTTACAATGCTCCGGTAACAGCTGGGAACTTTTTAGACTTGGTGGAACGGCACTTCTATGATGGAATGGAAATTCAAAGAG CGGATGGCTTTGTTGTTCAAACCGGAGATCCTGAAGGTCCTGCAGAGGGGTTTATTGATCCTAGTACAGAGAAAACTCGGACAATACCATTGGAAATCATGGTGAATGGAGAGAAATTTCCTTTCTATGGGACAACTTTGGAG GAGCTTGGTTTATACAAGGCTCAAACAAGGCTTCCATTCAATGCTTTTGGAACAATGGCCATGGCCAGAGAT gAGTTTGAGAGCAACTCAGCTTCAAGCCAAGTATTTTGGCTACTAAAAGAAAGTGAGCTAACGCCCAGCAATGCAAATATATTGGATGGTCGATATACTGTCTTTGGTTATATTACAGAAAATGAGGATTCTTTAGCAGATCTCAAGGTTGGTGATGTCATAGAGTCTATTCAAGTGGTTTCTGGCCTAAATAATTTGGTTAATCCAAGCTATAAGATTGCCGGTTAG
- the LOC118058273 gene encoding serine/threonine-protein kinase 54 — protein MKDQKSESDGGYVRADQIDLKSLDEQLQRHLSRAWTLDKNKNKKDGDQGEGDEETPRLASNNNSTTIARQEWEIDPSKLIIKSVIARGTFGTVHRGIYDGQDVAVKLLDWGEEGHRSDAEIASLRAAFTQEVVVWHKLDHPNVTKFIGATIGSSELNIQTENGHIGMPSNICCVVVEYCPGGSLKSYLIKNWRRKLTFKVVIQMALDLARGLSYLHSKKIVHRDVKTENMLLDKTRTVKIADFGVARLEASNPNDMTGETGTLGYMAPEVLNGNPYNRKCDVYSFSICLWEIYCCDMPYPDLSFSEVTSAVVRQNLRPEIPRCCPSALGNVMKRCWDANPDRRPEMEEVVSMLEAIDTSKGGGMIPSDQPQGCLCFLRYRGP, from the exons ATGAAGGACCAGAAGAGTGAGAGCGATGGTGGGTATGTGAGAGCAGATCAAATAGATCTCAAGAGCTTGGACGAGCAACTGCAAAGGCATTTGAGTAGGGCATGGACTctggacaaaaacaaaaacaagaaagatgGAGATCAAGGAGAAGGAGATGAAGAAACCCCAAGACTCGCCAGTAACAATAACAGTACAACCATAGCAAGACAAGAATGGGAGATTGACCCCTCCAAGCTCATCATCAAAAGTGTTATAGCTCGCGGCACCTTTGGCACCGTTCACCGTGGCATTTATGATGGCCAAGATGTTGCTG TTAAGCTTCTCGACTGGGGGGAGGAAGGCCACCGGTCAGATGCCGAGATAGCTTCTCTTAGAGCAGCTTTTACGCAAGAAGTTGTCGTTTGGCACAAGCTTGATCATCCCAACGTGACTAAG TTTATTGGAGCTACAATCGGCTCTTCAGAGTTAAACATACAAACAGAGAATGGTCACATTGGCATGCCAAGTAATATTTGCTGTGTTGTTGTCGAATATTGCCCTGGGGGCTCTTTGAAATCTTACCTCATAAAGAATTGGAGAAGGAAGCTTACTTTCAAAGTGGTTATTCAAATGGCACTAGATCTTGCACGAGG GTTGAGCTATCTCCACTCAAAGAAGATTGTCCATAGAgatgttaaaactgaaaacatGCTTCTGGATAAGACACGTACAGTGAAGATAGCTGACTTTGGAGTTGCTCGCCTTGAGGCATCAAATCCTAATGACATGACCGGCGAGACTGGAACCCTTGGGTACATGGCACCAGAG GTTCTCAATGGCAATCCATATAATAGAAAGTGTGATGTGTACAGTTTTAGTATCTGTCTGTGGGAGATATACTGCTGTGACATGCCATATCCCGATCTCAGCTTCTCAGAAGTGACATCTGCTGTTGTTCGACAG AATCTAAGGCCAGAAATTCCTCGCTGTTGCCCGAGCGCTCTTGGAAATGTAATGAAGAGGTGCTGGGATGCTAATCCGGACAGACGGCCAGAGATGGAAGAGGTTGTCTCCATGTTAGAGGCAATTGACACGTCCAAGGGTGGAGGTATGATTCCTTCTGATCAGCCTCAAGGTTGTCTCTGTTTTCTCAGGTATCGAGGGCCGTGA